A window of the Candidatus Zixiibacteriota bacterium genome harbors these coding sequences:
- a CDS encoding PAS domain S-box protein: MTVMTSKFLLNCGRLALLLISLISIPVSAGAVDRIIIDFNRDPKLLLYDAVQKYSFDYGVNKKSIRNPIQVFQSRNDDSSRALMILAYNKNLNDDAPASIALFDYARLVHIDEDPLYVTIKDYCIYYDTKLEQKCVAAVCYRNDSAFVLRNIPGTGKFDYIYLTSGVDHSGNGEWEPDISFIAALDYDYDGREEIFFYVCPGRDREPRILYCLEMEDLKIEWSLPVASVMGRGNLYSCGDSSNPAVIFTTYGPQNGVFDSNFDDRYGYITKVDSHGAVLFNKIILGDYLGTRIIPIDSAASRFCLYNIYPFSDPRLADSLPPECGQLSIIDREGKIIRTLAVREILRDMWPADYRFDGHPDIYTVWSNGVVKIFDTSLNLLAESQPTHLSGFIGMIKIPDQKRPAFLISHKDGVDLYSYNFKKLLSIDKSLTICQPVTYDRDSNIREILLGADNRGYFFQIKRRAWLDYIAISLWEYHNFFVTILAALLVGLFIVNRFRNKALDELRRSEERFRAIFDTAQDSIFIKDRSLRYIHVNPAMEKLFSLPARELIGKNEDELFGDEAGAHVRETDSRVLRGEIYQEERTRPINGVPFTFHVVKVPMQDRFGEIIGLCGIARDISDRKQSIRKLEESEAKYRTLVESAREPIFTVNHEGRFLFVNSITARRAGRLPEQLVGRTLWDVFPKAIADRHIQSIRCIIQSGKGQVFEDITILQGVPRWYSTSIQPLRDSSGEITSVLIIASDISDQKKTIQALEYERDFSNTILDAANSLIVCLDNKARIKVFNTECELVTGYKRQEVIGKHWPEMFLPPEAHHKGLDNFAEWVRAHPTDVYEGQLLTKLGERRTILWSTAAIFAPDSDELTAIGIGHDITERKKSEKALQESEEKLRAMFDSVADGIVICDLEANILQVNPAIARIFGFRNGTEVIGHNALEFIDRNQHPLVLQNIEMVIRQGSTISADYLAMDKMGRTFPIRTRGAALRNDMGKVIGFTVIVEDISEAHKSQKRDQARLQLLSGLRTEETADGCLQLACRAIADSGLFRRSVLTLHNAQREIINLGQHGLDPAILEQARKAPAPDKELSNRMTEEKFRISRSFFIPAESGLIHADLKRVIPQDQEPADGESSWKVGDELFVPIIDNQGKYEGWLSVDTPFDNNRPSLDTTVYMEEILEIVTKKVHEIQTLEKLTRERQALAELNTALQESEERYRSLVENAKDIIYTVSSEGIFTGFNPVFETITGWSIAEWLGRPFEEVIHPDDLEECRRNYMSVMQGGQIGPHEYRVRIKSGRYLIGEFVTAPQIIEGRIVGVLGVARDITDRRRMEEELRSSEEKFRNLAEHSLQGIFVMYGNRPIFANSRMAELFDTTIDVILNTSAEDFFRDLMHPQFVEEMRSRYSKRNRGEPVDNRYETKIITRNGRQRWIEIFTQQMMFEGKPALQGAILDITERKEAENALQYRLAFEELITGISTSFINLGPGEVDAGINQALWKIGEFSNVDRSFLFRLTDNLRVLDTTNLWLSPEMVNPFGPMRGLPLGSFQWALSRLKKLENIHIPHMTDLPEEAAAELKMLQKYGVKSIVIIPVAYGQSLLGGLGLMSIREEKVWSADIIPLLRIVGEIFANAMERERAAKELEQAHQEKYRQARQISGGFAHEIRNALFPAKGSLSQLKKLIYENLTDRGHLYSFYKMADDSIARAIGITALISQYTKLDSECMPEKVDLNHVLNEIRVTNQIRIKEQRVQLQISCPPEVWLESNRRQLFIAFNNLVLNSLDALTDIPDPAIKIEGTVQDSYLELALIDNGGGIPPENLSRIFEAFYSTKPDKGTGIGLATAKKIIEMYGGSIAVTSSPGDGTRFDLKFKIHKDEENLKYEST; the protein is encoded by the coding sequence ATGACAGTTATGACCAGCAAGTTCCTGCTCAATTGCGGCCGACTTGCCCTGCTTTTAATCTCGCTAATCTCTATACCTGTTTCAGCAGGCGCTGTTGACCGAATAATTATCGACTTCAATCGCGACCCCAAGTTGCTTCTCTATGACGCTGTGCAGAAATATTCATTTGATTACGGGGTCAATAAGAAAAGCATTCGCAATCCGATACAGGTCTTCCAGAGCCGAAACGATGATTCGAGCCGGGCGTTGATGATACTGGCTTATAATAAAAATCTTAATGACGATGCCCCCGCATCAATCGCCCTTTTCGATTATGCGCGGCTGGTTCATATCGATGAAGATCCGCTCTATGTCACCATAAAAGATTATTGCATATACTATGATACAAAGCTGGAGCAGAAATGCGTGGCCGCCGTATGCTATCGGAATGACTCCGCTTTTGTTCTGCGCAATATACCCGGCACCGGGAAGTTTGACTATATCTATCTGACCTCTGGTGTTGACCACAGCGGCAACGGCGAATGGGAGCCGGACATATCTTTTATTGCCGCGCTCGACTATGATTATGACGGCCGGGAAGAGATTTTTTTCTATGTCTGCCCCGGCCGGGATAGGGAACCCCGTATCCTCTACTGCTTGGAGATGGAGGATTTGAAAATCGAGTGGTCATTGCCGGTCGCCTCGGTTATGGGTCGGGGCAATCTTTATTCCTGCGGCGATTCATCAAATCCTGCGGTCATATTTACCACTTATGGCCCCCAGAATGGCGTTTTTGATTCGAATTTCGATGACCGCTACGGTTATATTACAAAGGTTGACAGTCATGGCGCAGTCCTGTTCAATAAAATCATCCTCGGGGATTATCTCGGAACCAGAATAATTCCCATTGATTCGGCCGCTTCCCGGTTTTGTCTTTATAATATTTATCCATTCTCCGATCCGCGTTTGGCTGATTCTTTGCCGCCCGAGTGCGGCCAATTGAGTATCATCGATCGCGAGGGGAAGATCATCCGGACTCTGGCTGTCAGGGAGATTTTGCGAGATATGTGGCCGGCCGATTACCGTTTTGACGGTCACCCCGATATATACACCGTCTGGAGTAACGGTGTCGTAAAAATATTTGACACCAGCCTAAATCTGCTGGCCGAGTCCCAGCCGACCCATCTCTCAGGATTCATCGGAATGATTAAGATTCCCGATCAGAAACGGCCGGCCTTTCTCATCTCGCATAAGGATGGAGTTGACCTGTATTCTTACAATTTCAAGAAACTCCTGAGCATCGATAAGAGTCTGACTATCTGTCAGCCCGTCACCTATGACCGTGACAGCAACATCCGGGAGATTCTTCTCGGCGCGGATAATCGGGGATACTTCTTTCAGATAAAAAGGAGGGCGTGGCTGGATTATATCGCCATCAGCTTATGGGAATATCACAACTTCTTTGTTACGATACTCGCCGCCCTGCTGGTGGGTCTATTCATCGTAAATCGCTTCCGCAATAAAGCTCTTGATGAATTGAGGCGCAGCGAAGAGCGATTCCGGGCTATTTTCGATACCGCCCAGGATTCAATCTTCATAAAAGATCGTTCCCTAAGATATATCCATGTCAATCCGGCCATGGAGAAGCTTTTCAGCCTGCCTGCCCGTGAGCTTATCGGTAAGAATGAGGATGAGCTGTTTGGCGATGAGGCGGGAGCCCATGTGCGGGAAACCGATTCCCGTGTGCTCCGGGGGGAAATTTACCAGGAAGAGCGAACCAGGCCGATCAATGGGGTTCCGTTCACCTTCCATGTTGTGAAAGTGCCGATGCAAGACCGATTCGGGGAAATCATCGGTCTCTGCGGCATCGCCCGCGATATCAGCGATCGAAAGCAGTCGATACGGAAACTGGAGGAGAGTGAGGCCAAGTATCGGACTCTGGTGGAGAGTGCCCGCGAGCCGATTTTTACGGTCAATCATGAAGGACGGTTTCTCTTTGTCAACAGCATCACCGCCCGGCGGGCGGGGCGATTGCCGGAGCAACTTGTCGGCAGAACCTTATGGGATGTTTTTCCCAAAGCGATCGCCGATCGTCATATACAATCAATACGGTGTATAATTCAATCGGGCAAAGGACAGGTTTTTGAGGATATTACTATTTTGCAGGGCGTTCCCCGATGGTACAGCACCAGCATTCAGCCGCTTCGGGATTCATCCGGGGAAATCACTTCAGTCCTGATTATTGCCTCGGATATATCCGACCAGAAGAAAACCATCCAGGCGCTGGAATATGAGCGCGATTTTTCCAATACCATTCTCGATGCTGCCAACAGCCTGATTGTCTGCCTCGATAACAAGGCGAGGATAAAGGTTTTCAACACTGAGTGCGAGCTGGTGACCGGATATAAGCGCCAGGAAGTTATCGGCAAGCACTGGCCGGAAATGTTCCTTCCCCCGGAGGCGCATCATAAAGGACTCGATAATTTCGCCGAGTGGGTGCGGGCGCATCCGACCGATGTTTATGAGGGGCAACTGCTGACAAAATTGGGGGAGCGGCGCACCATCCTCTGGTCCACCGCGGCCATTTTTGCCCCGGATTCGGACGAACTTACCGCAATCGGCATCGGACATGATATCACCGAACGAAAGAAATCCGAAAAGGCATTGCAGGAGTCCGAGGAAAAATTACGGGCCATGTTCGATTCGGTGGCGGATGGTATCGTGATTTGTGATTTGGAGGCCAATATCCTGCAGGTAAATCCGGCCATCGCGCGCATTTTCGGTTTCAGGAACGGCACGGAAGTTATAGGGCATAATGCACTGGAATTTATCGATCGTAATCAACATCCGTTGGTCCTCCAGAACATTGAAATGGTCATTCGGCAGGGCTCAACTATCAGCGCCGATTATCTGGCGATGGATAAGATGGGGCGGACTTTCCCGATCAGAACCCGCGGCGCCGCATTGCGTAATGATATGGGCAAGGTTATCGGTTTTACGGTCATCGTAGAAGATATCTCGGAAGCGCATAAATCGCAAAAACGCGATCAGGCACGATTGCAGCTTCTCAGCGGTTTGAGAACGGAAGAGACGGCGGATGGCTGCCTGCAGCTGGCCTGTCGGGCCATAGCCGATTCAGGTCTCTTCAGGCGCTCCGTGCTTACCCTTCACAATGCTCAGCGGGAGATTATCAATCTCGGCCAGCATGGTCTTGACCCGGCAATTCTGGAACAGGCGCGAAAAGCGCCGGCGCCCGATAAGGAGCTTTCAAACAGAATGACCGAAGAGAAATTCCGAATCAGTCGCTCGTTTTTTATTCCGGCCGAATCCGGTCTGATACATGCTGATCTTAAGAGAGTTATTCCCCAAGACCAAGAACCGGCTGACGGAGAATCCTCATGGAAAGTCGGCGATGAACTCTTTGTGCCGATTATCGACAATCAGGGGAAATATGAAGGGTGGCTATCAGTGGATACCCCGTTCGACAACAATCGCCCATCGCTTGATACCACTGTCTATATGGAGGAGATTCTCGAAATTGTCACCAAGAAGGTGCACGAAATTCAGACTCTGGAGAAGCTGACCCGCGAGCGCCAGGCTCTGGCCGAGCTAAATACGGCGCTGCAGGAATCAGAAGAACGTTACCGCAGCCTGGTCGAAAACGCCAAAGATATTATCTACACTGTCTCTTCTGAAGGCATCTTTACAGGATTTAACCCCGTTTTCGAGACGATCACCGGATGGTCGATCGCCGAATGGCTGGGCCGGCCTTTCGAAGAGGTAATCCACCCCGACGACCTTGAGGAATGTCGCAGGAATTATATGAGTGTCATGCAGGGTGGCCAGATCGGTCCCCACGAGTATCGTGTCCGCATCAAATCGGGGCGCTATTTAATAGGAGAATTTGTCACCGCTCCGCAGATTATCGAGGGCCGCATCGTCGGCGTTCTTGGGGTGGCGCGCGACATTACCGACCGCCGCCGAATGGAAGAGGAACTCCGCAGCAGCGAAGAAAAATTCCGCAATCTGGCCGAGCATTCATTACAGGGAATCTTTGTCATGTATGGGAACCGCCCGATATTTGCCAATTCTCGCATGGCCGAGCTATTTGATACAACGATTGATGTAATTTTGAATACATCGGCTGAGGATTTCTTCCGTGACTTGATGCACCCGCAATTTGTTGAGGAAATGAGATCGAGGTACAGCAAGCGGAACAGGGGAGAACCTGTCGACAATCGCTATGAGACCAAAATTATTACGAGAAACGGCCGTCAGCGTTGGATTGAAATCTTTACTCAGCAAATGATGTTTGAAGGGAAACCAGCTCTGCAGGGGGCGATTCTGGACATTACTGAGAGGAAGGAGGCAGAGAACGCCCTGCAGTACCGGCTCGCTTTTGAGGAGCTTATCACGGGGATATCGACCAGTTTCATAAACCTGGGGCCGGGTGAAGTTGACGCCGGAATTAATCAGGCGCTATGGAAAATCGGGGAGTTTTCGAATGTTGACAGAAGTTTCTTGTTTCGTCTGACCGATAACCTTAGGGTCCTGGATACAACGAATCTCTGGCTATCGCCCGAGATGGTCAATCCCTTTGGACCGATGCGGGGACTGCCGCTGGGGTCTTTCCAATGGGCACTGTCCCGACTGAAGAAACTTGAGAATATCCATATCCCCCATATGACAGATCTCCCCGAGGAGGCTGCTGCCGAGCTGAAGATGCTGCAGAAATATGGAGTCAAATCGATCGTCATCATTCCGGTCGCTTATGGCCAATCCCTTTTGGGTGGTCTGGGGCTTATGTCAATAAGAGAGGAAAAAGTATGGTCGGCGGACATCATCCCGCTCTTAAGAATTGTGGGTGAAATCTTCGCCAATGCCATGGAGCGTGAACGCGCCGCAAAAGAGCTGGAACAGGCGCATCAGGAAAAATACCGGCAGGCCCGGCAGATCTCCGGCGGCTTTGCCCATGAAATTCGTAACGCCTTGTTCCCGGCCAAGGGATCGCTCAGCCAGCTCAAGAAACTTATCTACGAAAATCTGACCGATCGCGGGCATCTGTATAGTTTCTATAAGATGGCTGATGACTCCATCGCACGGGCGATCGGTATTACCGCGCTGATATCCCAGTATACCAAGCTGGATTCGGAATGTATGCCCGAGAAAGTCGACCTGAACCATGTTCTGAATGAAATACGTGTCACCAACCAGATACGAATCAAGGAGCAAAGGGTACAATTGCAGATATCCTGTCCGCCGGAAGTCTGGCTTGAATCCAATCGTCGCCAACTGTTTATTGCTTTTAACAATCTCGTTTTGAATTCTCTGGATGCTCTGACCGATATTCCCGACCCGGCCATTAAAATCGAAGGGACAGTACAGGATAGTTATCTGGAATTGGCCCTGATCGATAATGGCGGGGGCATTCCCCCCGAGAATTTAAGTCGCATCTTCGAGGCCTTCTATTCCACCAAACCGGACAAAGGGACCGGCATCGGCTTGGCCACCGCCAAGAAAATAATCGAGATGTACGGCGGGAGTATCGCCGTCACCAGTTCGCCGGGTGACGGTACCCGTTTTGATCTCAAATTCAAAATCCATAAAGACGAGGAAAATCTCAAATATGAGTCGACCTGA